The following are from one region of the Ptychodera flava strain L36383 chromosome 15, AS_Pfla_20210202, whole genome shotgun sequence genome:
- the LOC139152299 gene encoding guanine nucleotide-binding protein subunit gamma-e-like has product MSQSDTKAALQKKVHALKYQLDVERLPASQTIPELVDFVKQNEGTDPFLHPLDKKENPWADRSKCTIL; this is encoded by the exons ATGTCTCAGTCTGACACTAAAGCCGCTCTACAGAAGAAGGTGCACGCATTGAAATACCAACTCGATGTCGAAAGATTGCCAGCATCGCAGACCATACCAGA GCTGGTGGATTTTGTGAAGCAGAATGAAGGGACGGACCCATTCTTGCACCCTCTGGACAAGAAGGAAAACCCATGGGCAGACAGGAGCAAATGCACAATACTCTAG
- the LOC139151566 gene encoding uncharacterized protein — protein sequence MWNVEGTRIKRLTTDLLQILHQSDSRSLTEAVRPIVIGYWSDNLVKNNMVTIPSSIAKQIHSVWLCKQPTLNRDGGVVINAVQKPMELREFFINIFTFLRQWVLAVAQDQQ from the exons ATGTGGAACGTAGAAGGAACAAGAATCAAAAGATTGACAACTGATCTTTTACAAATCCTTCATCAG TCAGATTCGAGATCCCTTACTGAGGCAGTGCGTCCCATTGTCATTGGATACTGGTCTGACAACCTGGTGAAAAACAACATGGTGACAATACCATCCTCCATTGCAAAGcaaatacacagtgtgtggctaTGCAAACAGCCAACACTGAACAGAGATGGTGGTGTTGTCATCAATGCAGTGCAAAAACCCATGGAATTGAGGGagtttttcatcaatatatttactttcctAAGGCAGTGGGTCCTTGCTGTGGCACAG GATCAGCAGTGA